One stretch of Saccharomonospora xinjiangensis XJ-54 DNA includes these proteins:
- the crgA gene encoding cell division protein CrgA yields MPKSKVRKKTAYTPPTNRRTPVKVRAAGPSHPVYKIVMFGLMLLGLAWLVVNYLAGHKIDFMTELGGWNFAIGFAFMITGLLMTMRWR; encoded by the coding sequence ATGCCCAAGTCCAAGGTCCGGAAGAAGACGGCGTATACGCCACCGACGAACCGCCGCACGCCGGTCAAGGTGCGCGCGGCTGGCCCTTCGCATCCGGTCTACAAGATCGTAATGTTCGGGTTGATGCTGCTCGGTCTCGCCTGGCTCGTCGTGAACTACCTCGCCGGCCACAAGATCGACTTCATGACCGAACTCGGTGGCTGGAATTTCGCGATCGGCTTCGCTTTCATGATCACTGGCCTTCTCATGACCATGAGATGGCGCTGA
- a CDS encoding PH domain-containing protein produces MDNPAPSWAPKPGLVGLGWALTVAAACALAWFALSGDRPGTLLLGVVTAAVGALSLHGTVVRPRLAADSVGVRVRTLGGARSLPWSDVSVRLATTKRYGRDATTVEIDAEDRLTVFGWVELGADPRDVYDDLVRLRQAPHNAG; encoded by the coding sequence GTGGACAACCCCGCCCCTTCCTGGGCGCCCAAGCCCGGACTGGTGGGTTTGGGGTGGGCTCTGACGGTGGCCGCAGCCTGCGCGCTCGCCTGGTTCGCCCTCTCCGGCGACCGCCCGGGCACACTTCTGCTCGGCGTCGTGACCGCCGCGGTCGGGGCTCTGTCCCTTCACGGCACCGTCGTGCGGCCCCGCCTCGCCGCCGACAGCGTCGGTGTGCGCGTGCGCACTCTCGGTGGCGCCAGGTCACTGCCGTGGTCCGACGTCTCAGTGCGCCTCGCCACCACCAAGCGATACGGCCGCGACGCCACCACCGTCGAGATCGACGCCGAGGACCGGCTCACCGTGTTCGGCTGGGTCGAACTCGGCGCCGACCCCCGTGACGTGTACGACGACCTGGTCAGGCTCCGTCAGGCGCCGCACAATGCCGGGTAG
- a CDS encoding rhomboid family intramembrane serine protease gives MTEPPNPPPFGRPAQQAALPGCWWHPARQTGLRCVRCDRPACPDCLREASVGHQCIDCVTSARQHHRAASSSYRRAGYGERTVTGALMPRRPVVVPLLIAVNVVVFVLTAFQARDAMNNYNSPVFAEGVLWPQAVVAFDEWWRLITSGFLHYGLLHLAMNMLALWVLGRDLEMLLGRVRFLAVYFVSMLGGGAAVFAFGAPETSTAGASGAIYGLMGAMLVAVLRLRLNPTTAIGIIVLNLILTVSIPNISLLGHLGGLAAGAVAMVAMVYAPEKNRAVYQAATVAFVAAALIGLVVYRDARIAEQLCAVYPALCGA, from the coding sequence GTGACCGAACCCCCCAACCCCCCGCCGTTCGGCCGGCCTGCGCAGCAGGCGGCCCTTCCCGGCTGCTGGTGGCACCCGGCACGGCAGACCGGTCTGCGTTGTGTGCGCTGTGATCGGCCTGCGTGCCCGGACTGCCTGCGGGAGGCTTCGGTCGGTCACCAGTGCATCGACTGTGTGACCTCGGCCCGGCAACATCACCGCGCCGCGTCCTCGTCCTACCGGAGGGCGGGCTATGGCGAACGCACGGTGACCGGGGCGTTGATGCCGCGGCGCCCCGTGGTCGTTCCGTTGCTGATCGCGGTGAACGTGGTGGTCTTCGTGCTCACGGCCTTCCAGGCCCGCGATGCGATGAACAATTACAACTCTCCCGTGTTCGCCGAAGGGGTGTTGTGGCCGCAGGCTGTCGTCGCGTTCGACGAGTGGTGGCGGCTGATCACATCGGGGTTCCTGCACTACGGGCTGCTCCATCTCGCCATGAACATGCTGGCGTTGTGGGTCCTCGGACGTGATCTCGAAATGCTGCTCGGCCGGGTCCGTTTCCTTGCCGTCTACTTCGTGTCCATGCTGGGCGGTGGGGCGGCGGTGTTCGCGTTCGGCGCGCCGGAGACGAGCACGGCGGGCGCTTCGGGCGCGATTTACGGACTGATGGGCGCGATGCTGGTCGCGGTGCTGAGGCTGCGGCTGAATCCGACGACGGCTATCGGGATCATCGTCTTGAACCTGATCCTGACCGTGTCGATCCCCAACATCTCGCTGCTCGGGCATCTCGGCGGCCTTGCCGCCGGTGCCGTGGCGATGGTGGCGATGGTGTACGCGCCGGAGAAGAACCGCGCGGTGTATCAGGCCGCAACGGTGGCCTTCGTGGCTGCGGCACTGATCGGTCTCGTCGTCTACCGCGACGCCCGGATCGCGGAGCAGTTGTGTGCGGTCTACCCGGCATTGTGCGGCGCCTGA
- a CDS encoding peptidylprolyl isomerase, producing the protein MNRVTDSNATPSGGKLNATLHTNRGDIHLVLFPDHAPKTVANFTGLAEGTKEYTQPNAKGEKSGPFYDGSIFHRVIDGFMIQGGDPTGTGRGGPGYKFGDEFHPELQFNRPYLLAMANAGPGTNGSQFFITVAPTPHLNFKHTIFGEVADQESRNVVDAIARTATGPADKPLEDVVIERVTVERG; encoded by the coding sequence ATGAATCGCGTGACTGACAGCAACGCAACCCCCAGTGGCGGGAAGCTCAACGCCACTCTGCACACCAACCGAGGCGACATCCACCTCGTGCTTTTCCCCGACCACGCGCCGAAGACGGTCGCGAACTTCACCGGTCTGGCCGAGGGCACGAAGGAGTACACGCAGCCGAACGCCAAGGGTGAGAAGTCCGGACCGTTCTACGACGGCAGCATCTTCCACCGGGTGATCGACGGCTTCATGATCCAGGGCGGCGACCCGACGGGAACCGGCCGAGGCGGCCCCGGCTACAAATTCGGCGACGAGTTCCACCCCGAACTCCAGTTCAACAGGCCGTACCTGCTGGCGATGGCGAACGCGGGCCCCGGAACGAACGGGTCTCAGTTCTTCATCACGGTGGCCCCCACTCCGCACCTGAACTTCAAACACACCATCTTCGGTGAGGTGGCGGACCAGGAGTCGCGGAACGTCGTCGATGCCATCGCCCGCACTGCCACCGGCCCGGCGGACAAGCCGCTCGAGGACGTCGTCATCGAGCGCGTCACCGTCGAACGCGGCTGA
- a CDS encoding DUF6918 family protein, which produces MADTLKEILLDSSRRPTVVADLQTLIDEEVAAKSGVSGTVIKTGYAAVKKIKPGIIGAAVESLLDEFVAALEPIYADFRASGASDFGSYLPTRPDAADALLSVTDARAERSDRESIKKVYGKLRPKGKENVEEALPRLGRLIDKHAA; this is translated from the coding sequence GTGGCTGACACCCTCAAGGAAATCCTGCTCGACTCCAGCCGTCGCCCGACCGTGGTGGCCGACCTCCAGACTCTGATCGACGAGGAGGTCGCGGCGAAGAGCGGCGTCTCGGGCACGGTCATCAAGACCGGCTACGCGGCCGTCAAGAAGATCAAGCCGGGCATCATCGGTGCCGCCGTCGAGAGCCTGCTCGACGAGTTCGTCGCCGCCCTTGAGCCGATCTACGCCGACTTCAGGGCCAGCGGCGCGAGCGACTTCGGTTCGTACCTGCCCACCCGGCCGGACGCCGCCGACGCTCTTCTCTCGGTGACCGACGCCCGCGCCGAGCGCAGCGACCGGGAGAGCATCAAGAAGGTCTACGGCAAGCTGCGCCCGAAGGGCAAGGAGAACGTCGAGGAGGCTCTGCCTCGCCTCGGCAGGCTGATCGACAAGCACGCTGCCTGA
- a CDS encoding DUF2020 domain-containing protein: MHRSLVVIGVAVAALVSGCAGGDSPQEQTTSSPAAAKASSAALPPEPEPTNEEPCPYLDGEFVAQTNGQRVGSVKTSMDEPHPACFFYRPDGDTQLTVRVYVGEVDVAKALVDAAAPVATSNPTAQPTGWEGGYESGDDGAVYAVSKEGTAVIVTTNQQQSVKARTVAIEAISSLGI, from the coding sequence ATGCACAGAAGTCTTGTCGTGATCGGTGTCGCCGTGGCCGCACTCGTGTCGGGATGTGCGGGCGGCGACTCCCCACAGGAGCAGACCACCTCGTCGCCTGCCGCGGCGAAGGCATCCTCGGCGGCGCTGCCACCGGAACCCGAGCCCACGAATGAGGAGCCGTGCCCTTACCTCGACGGCGAGTTCGTGGCACAGACCAACGGGCAAAGGGTGGGCAGTGTCAAGACATCCATGGACGAGCCGCATCCCGCGTGCTTCTTCTACCGGCCTGACGGCGACACTCAGCTCACCGTCCGGGTCTACGTCGGGGAGGTGGACGTGGCGAAGGCGTTGGTCGATGCTGCGGCCCCTGTGGCGACGTCCAACCCCACCGCACAGCCCACCGGTTGGGAAGGCGGCTACGAATCGGGTGACGACGGCGCCGTCTACGCGGTATCGAAGGAGGGAACGGCGGTCATCGTGACCACCAACCAGCAACAGAGTGTGAAAGCCCGGACGGTCGCGATCGAGGCCATCAGCTCGCTCGGGATCTGA